One segment of Fusarium oxysporum f. sp. lycopersici 4287 chromosome 7, whole genome shotgun sequence DNA contains the following:
- a CDS encoding hypothetical protein (At least one base has a quality score < 10): MADADTCSGEAVDLGRRGLRIGSIFIIMASSAIGALLPIFLARQKTIPVPKMTFFICKFIGTGVIIATAFMHLLVPAVENLTDPCLEDRLGGYDWAEAIALMTVIVMFFVEMLAARLSNADMEHNHSMEIDHELDPAMDFIAKKQPSNPDIENGDRMGPGYAPGGDSHLAHGREHKEGDAQGGLAGQLLAIFILEFGVVFHSVFIGLTLGTIASDELTVLLIVLVFHQMFEGLGLGSRLAVAPWPSNRQWMPYLLGCIFALSTPIGIAAGIGAKPNNANDQKLTNGIFDAISAGILMYTGLVELLAHEFMFNPYMRKAPIRILLLAFACVAFGVAVMAILAKWA, encoded by the coding sequence ATGGCCGACGCTGATACCTGCAGCGGCGAGGCCGTCGATCTCGGCCGACGAGGTCTTCGAATTggctccatcttcatcatcatggcctctTCGGCTATCGGCGCACTCTTGCCCATTTTCCTGGCGCGCCAGAAGACGATCCCGGTACCTAAGATGACCTTCTTCATTTGCAAGTTCATCGGTACCGGAGTCATCATAGCGACAGCTTTCATGCACCTGCTTGTTCCCGCTGTCGAGAACTTGACCGACCCCTGTCTCGAGGACCGACTGGGTGGTTACGATTGggctgaagccatcgcgcTCATGACTGTTATTGTCATGTTCTTTGTCGAAATGCTCGCCGCTCGTCTCAGCAACGCCGACATGGAGCACAACCACTCAATGGAGATTGACCACGAGCTCGATCCTGCTATGGACTTTATCGCTAAGAAGCAGCCCAGCAACCCTGACATCGAGAATGGTGACCGTATGGGGCCTGGCTATGCCCCTGGTGGTGACAGCCACCTCGCTCACGGTCGTGAGCACAAGGAGGGTGATGCTCAGGGCGGACTTGCTGGTCAGCTgctcgccatcttcattcTCGAATTCGGTGTCGTGTTCCACAGTGTCTTCATCGGTCTTACTCTCGGCACGATCGCCTCTGACGAGCTTACCGTTCTCTTGATTGTTCTCGTCTTCCATCAGATGTTCGAGGGTCTCGGTCTCGGTTCTCGTCTGGCTGTCGCTCCTTGGCCCAGTAACCGACAGTGGATGCCCTACCTACTCGGCTGCATCTTTGCTCTATCAACTCCCATTGGTATCGCGGCTGGTATCGGAGCCAAGCCCAACAACGCCAACGACCAGAAGCTTACAAACGGTATCTTCGACGCTATCAGTGCTGGTATTCTCATGTACACTGGTCTTGTAGAGCTCCTCGCCCACGAGTTCATGTTCAACCCTTACATGCGCAAAGCCCCAATCAGGATTCTGTTGCTCGCATTCGCATGTGTTGCCTTCGGTGTCGCTGTCATGGCTATTCTTGCCAAGTGGGCTTAA
- a CDS encoding 40S ribosomal protein S19 translates to MAGGVTVRDVDAQKFITAYSAFLKRQGKLPIPGWVDTVKTGPAKELPPQDIDWFYVRAASIARHVYLRKTVGVGRLRKVHGTAKNRGSRPSKHVDASGSVDRKVMQALEKIGVLEQDEDKGGRRITQAGQRDLDRIAQTTAEAEEEEDDE, encoded by the exons ATGGCCGGCGGAGTTACCGTTCGCGATGTCGAT GCGCAGAAGTTCATCACTGCCTACTCTGCTTTCTTGAAGCGACAGGGCAAGCTTCCCATCCCCG GTTGGGTCGATACCGTCAAGACTGGTCCTGCCAAGGAGCTCCCTCCCCAGGACATTGACTGGTTCTACGTCCGCGCCGCCTCCATCGCCCGCCACGTCTACCTCCGCAAGACCGTCGGTGTTGGCCGTCTCCGCAAGGTCCACGGCACTGCCAAGAACCGTGGCAGCCGTCCCTCCAAGCACGTCGATGCCTCCGGCTCCGTCGACCGAAAGGTCATGcaggctcttgagaagatcggTGTCCTTGAGCAGGACGAGGACAAGGGTGGCCGCCGCATCACCCAGGCCGGACAGCGTGATTTGGACCGAATTGCCCAGACCACCGctgaggccgaggaggaggaggatgacgagtAA